A window of the Nocardia sp. NBC_01329 genome harbors these coding sequences:
- a CDS encoding dihydrofolate reductase family protein, translated as MGSVTLWMQISLDGFTEGPDEAVHWPVVDEELCTEYLDELRRADLLLYGRKTYEIMAAFWPTADLAPVSPFYVDFARFWRVAPKLVVSRTLRDPSWNTRVIGPDLVDEVNRRKDAGQNMVLFGGAETARSFLEHELIDELRLFVHPLLLGGGVPLFRSPVDTTGLRLMDVLTFDSAVVQMHYRQTACVMC; from the coding sequence ATGGGAAGCGTGACACTGTGGATGCAGATCTCGCTCGACGGGTTCACGGAGGGGCCCGACGAGGCGGTGCACTGGCCGGTGGTCGACGAGGAGCTCTGTACCGAATACCTGGATGAACTCCGCCGGGCCGATCTCCTGCTGTACGGACGGAAGACCTACGAGATCATGGCGGCGTTCTGGCCGACCGCCGATCTCGCCCCGGTCTCCCCGTTCTATGTCGATTTCGCCCGATTCTGGCGCGTCGCGCCGAAACTGGTCGTCTCGCGGACCCTGCGCGACCCCTCGTGGAACACGAGGGTTATCGGCCCTGACCTGGTCGACGAGGTGAACCGCCGCAAGGATGCAGGTCAGAACATGGTGCTGTTCGGTGGTGCCGAGACCGCGCGCAGCTTTCTGGAGCACGAACTGATCGATGAACTCCGGCTTTTCGTGCACCCGTTGTTGCTCGGGGGCGGGGTGCCCCTGTTCCGGTCGCCGGTCGACACCACCGGTCTTCGCCTGATGGATGTGCTGACCTTCGACAGCGCGGTGGTCCAGATGCACTATCGCCAGACCGCGTGTGTGATGTGCTGA
- a CDS encoding DUF1707 SHOCT-like domain-containing protein, whose product MNELPGARITVEARDRALRELADHLGTGRLTLAQFEERTAAVTAAETMPELAEMFTDLPAAPPTATPLDPTDPALLFAALAGVAAVSALILALVFGGWLWLLLLIIVLVSVPLIPVALARRRRATPLR is encoded by the coding sequence ATGAACGAGCTACCCGGCGCGCGAATAACTGTCGAAGCACGCGACCGCGCGTTACGGGAGCTGGCCGATCACCTGGGTACAGGCCGCTTGACCCTGGCTCAGTTCGAAGAGCGCACGGCAGCGGTGACGGCGGCGGAGACCATGCCCGAACTGGCCGAAATGTTCACAGATCTACCGGCCGCACCACCCACGGCCACCCCGCTCGACCCCACCGACCCAGCGCTCCTCTTTGCGGCACTCGCCGGCGTAGCAGCGGTGTCGGCACTGATCCTGGCACTCGTTTTCGGCGGCTGGCTTTGGCTACTTCTCCTGATAATCGTGCTGGTCAGCGTGCCGCTGATACCTGTGGCACTGGCGCGTCGGCGCCGCGCGACCCCGCTCCGTTGA
- a CDS encoding WhiB family transcriptional regulator has translation MSTVFQYRRPASEAWDWQLHGSCRGLESMVFFHPEGERGRARAARVRRAKQICDTCPVLDRCRSYALAVREPYGVWGGMSEDERRTHTQRAVTSSATN, from the coding sequence ATGTCCACTGTTTTCCAGTACCGGCGCCCGGCCTCCGAGGCATGGGATTGGCAGCTGCACGGTTCGTGCCGTGGGCTGGAGTCGATGGTGTTCTTCCACCCGGAGGGTGAGCGTGGCCGGGCTCGTGCCGCTCGGGTGCGCCGCGCCAAACAGATCTGCGATACCTGTCCGGTGCTGGACCGGTGCCGTAGCTATGCGCTGGCGGTCCGCGAACCGTACGGGGTCTGGGGTGGAATGTCGGAGGACGAACGCCGCACCCATACCCAACGGGCCGTTACTTCGAGCGCGACGAACTGA
- a CDS encoding serine/threonine-protein kinase gives MPEQSSSSERPVVPPWSKRRIAGAEMPRRTAHSWSTRRTTSNENANRLAAQESELTRAAEELLAESGEAAPRSPTDAAALPNPSSVFVPVTVDGPPEMPPLTAGASNAPDFSDFDQAVAALTGDDIARLNSLAGPDDDLDELLLADDDDDLDPFSGFEEELSGRNARSRPSSRRLGAGLVALPRVDPVDPATAVLEDPIVPEPKRFCWKCQVPVGRSGASGPGTVAGECAGCGSPYNFRPALTPGEVVADQYVVKGCLAHGGLGWIYLAVDTNVSERWVVLKGLQNPQDFEAHVVALAERQFLSEITHPGVVKIYNFVKHRSDRDVADGYIVMEYVGGRSLKKLLDLAGSERLPVAQSLAYMMEILPALDYLHSFGLAYNDLKPDNIMVTDDEVKLIDLGAVAAMESYGSIYGTPGYQAPEIIETGPTVVSDIYAVGRTLAALVLDLRKDANGDYCADVPAPEDYPVLQRHPSLHRLLVRATHEDPVRRFPSAYAMYCQLAGVLRMVLAAETGREHPQGSVEFGSLRGDFGIDALIGQTDGMVDGGHRPPALDAVSVVAALPVPLIDADDPSVELLNPVLHGDARQTLDALRRTAERIAAGTIDAPETFEVEGALAAIRAHLDLGDRTLALALLDTLRPRAVTDWRIEWFAGVTSLLDGSYERAYMHFDEVHTMLPGEIAPALALAATAELVLQNPADPDDTDRWHRAAANFYQLVWQTNHGVISAAFGLARRLAVESSLLQAVHVLDEVPDTSRHHGTARMTGSLLLVSRPHHEITEVDLLDAASRLELADEPRSLQLQVVVVGAALDWLRSRKRPAATDTTLLGYPLTVPGLRAGLESRLRAVARTAPDWLHRYRLVDLANSVRPQTRW, from the coding sequence ATGCCGGAGCAGTCCAGCTCGTCCGAGCGTCCTGTGGTACCGCCGTGGTCGAAGCGGCGGATAGCGGGGGCCGAGATGCCCCGCCGCACCGCGCACAGCTGGTCGACGCGGCGCACGACCAGCAATGAAAACGCGAATCGGCTCGCCGCGCAGGAATCGGAGCTGACGCGTGCCGCGGAGGAGTTACTCGCCGAGTCGGGCGAAGCCGCCCCCCGCAGCCCTACCGATGCCGCGGCGCTACCAAACCCCTCTAGTGTTTTCGTCCCGGTCACTGTCGACGGACCCCCGGAGATGCCACCGCTGACCGCCGGCGCGTCGAATGCCCCGGACTTCTCGGATTTCGACCAGGCAGTCGCCGCCCTCACCGGCGACGATATCGCGCGTCTCAACAGCCTCGCCGGGCCCGACGACGACCTGGACGAGTTGCTGCTCGCCGATGACGACGACGATCTCGATCCCTTTTCGGGATTCGAAGAGGAACTGTCGGGACGCAACGCGCGGTCACGCCCGAGCTCACGGCGGCTCGGTGCGGGACTGGTCGCACTGCCCCGGGTCGACCCGGTCGATCCGGCGACAGCGGTCCTCGAGGATCCCATCGTTCCGGAGCCGAAGCGGTTCTGCTGGAAATGCCAGGTGCCCGTGGGACGTTCGGGCGCGAGCGGCCCGGGCACCGTGGCGGGGGAGTGCGCGGGGTGTGGATCGCCGTACAACTTCCGGCCGGCCCTCACGCCCGGAGAGGTCGTGGCCGACCAGTATGTGGTCAAGGGATGCCTCGCGCACGGCGGGCTGGGCTGGATCTACCTCGCGGTGGACACCAATGTGAGCGAACGCTGGGTGGTACTGAAAGGGCTGCAGAACCCACAGGATTTCGAGGCGCACGTGGTCGCGCTGGCCGAGCGGCAGTTCCTGTCCGAGATCACCCATCCGGGTGTGGTCAAGATCTACAACTTCGTCAAGCACCGCTCGGATCGCGATGTGGCCGACGGCTATATCGTCATGGAGTACGTGGGCGGGCGGTCGCTGAAAAAGCTGCTGGACCTGGCCGGCTCGGAACGGCTCCCGGTGGCCCAGAGCCTGGCCTACATGATGGAGATCCTGCCCGCGCTCGATTATCTGCATTCGTTCGGGCTGGCGTACAACGACCTCAAGCCCGACAACATCATGGTCACCGACGACGAGGTCAAACTCATCGACCTCGGGGCCGTCGCGGCGATGGAATCCTACGGAAGTATCTACGGTACGCCGGGATACCAGGCTCCGGAGATCATCGAAACCGGGCCCACCGTGGTCTCGGATATCTACGCGGTGGGCCGTACTCTCGCCGCGCTCGTTCTCGACCTGCGTAAGGACGCCAACGGCGACTATTGCGCCGACGTCCCGGCGCCCGAAGACTATCCGGTGTTACAGCGACACCCTTCCCTGCACCGTCTACTGGTTCGTGCCACGCACGAGGACCCGGTGCGGCGATTTCCCTCCGCCTACGCGATGTACTGCCAACTGGCCGGGGTGCTGCGGATGGTTCTGGCGGCCGAGACAGGGCGTGAGCATCCCCAGGGTTCGGTCGAATTCGGATCGCTGCGCGGTGATTTCGGCATAGACGCCCTCATCGGCCAGACCGACGGGATGGTGGACGGCGGTCACCGCCCTCCTGCGCTGGACGCCGTTTCCGTGGTGGCGGCTCTTCCGGTTCCCTTGATAGACGCGGACGATCCCAGTGTCGAGTTGCTCAATCCGGTGCTGCACGGCGACGCGCGCCAGACCCTCGACGCGCTCCGGCGTACCGCGGAGCGCATTGCCGCCGGCACGATCGACGCCCCGGAAACCTTCGAAGTCGAGGGTGCGCTCGCCGCCATCCGCGCTCATCTCGATCTGGGTGATCGGACGCTGGCGCTCGCATTGCTCGACACCCTGCGCCCACGTGCGGTAACCGATTGGCGCATAGAGTGGTTCGCCGGTGTGACGTCGCTGTTGGATGGGAGCTACGAGCGCGCCTATATGCACTTCGACGAAGTGCACACCATGTTGCCCGGCGAGATCGCCCCGGCGCTGGCGTTGGCGGCCACCGCCGAACTGGTGCTGCAGAATCCCGCAGACCCGGACGACACCGATCGATGGCATCGCGCGGCCGCGAATTTCTACCAGCTGGTCTGGCAGACCAATCACGGTGTGATCAGCGCGGCCTTCGGCTTGGCGCGTCGGTTGGCGGTCGAGAGTTCGCTGCTGCAGGCGGTACATGTCCTGGACGAGGTCCCGGATACCTCACGCCACCACGGCACCGCGCGGATGACCGGCAGTCTGTTACTGGTCTCGCGCCCACATCACGAGATCACCGAGGTCGACCTGCTCGATGCCGCCTCCCGGCTGGAGCTGGCCGACGAACCTCGCAGCCTGCAGCTGCAGGTCGTGGTGGTCGGTGCGGCACTGGACTGGCTGCGTTCCCGCAAGCGTCCGGCCGCGACGGATACCACGTTGCTCGGCTATCCGCTGACCGTTCCGGGGTTGCGCGCCGGCCTCGAGTCGAGGCTCCGGGCCGTGGCACGAACCGCCCCCGATTGGCTCCATCGATACAGGTTGGTCGATTTGGCCAACAGCGTACGACCGCAGACCAGGTGGTGA
- a CDS encoding MerR family transcriptional regulator, which translates to MAAGAEYTIDELARAAGTTVRSLRVYHERGVLPPPQVKGRTGYYNPDHLNRVRTISRLLDRGIKLNGIKELLKAWDRGDDLGDILGVGSLLGGLESDEPPPDDSTAPSDTIPATDLQERYASVPNGLARIVAAGLYEPVDAATYRPADRQLIRISEQLAAAGVPEAEVLGELERMRADSDRMARRFVDLFHRTAWQKYQESERDADDLAELTTQLQLARILPGKAAAELVNRFVAHYIDSDSELAELPTEP; encoded by the coding sequence ATGGCTGCTGGTGCGGAGTACACGATCGATGAGCTGGCGCGGGCCGCCGGCACGACCGTGCGCAGCCTGCGCGTTTACCACGAACGGGGGGTGCTGCCCCCGCCGCAGGTCAAGGGTCGCACCGGCTATTACAACCCGGATCACCTCAATCGGGTGCGCACGATCAGTAGACTGCTCGATCGCGGGATCAAGCTCAACGGGATCAAGGAGCTTCTCAAAGCTTGGGATCGCGGCGACGACCTCGGAGATATTCTCGGTGTCGGGTCGCTGCTCGGCGGTCTGGAATCCGATGAACCTCCACCGGACGATTCGACCGCGCCCAGCGATACTATTCCAGCCACCGACCTGCAGGAACGGTATGCCTCGGTGCCCAACGGGCTGGCGCGCATCGTGGCCGCCGGTCTCTACGAACCGGTCGATGCCGCCACCTATCGGCCCGCTGACCGCCAGCTCATCCGGATCTCGGAGCAGCTGGCCGCCGCCGGGGTCCCCGAGGCCGAGGTGCTGGGGGAGCTCGAGCGCATGCGCGCCGACAGTGATCGGATGGCCCGGCGCTTCGTCGATCTCTTCCATCGCACGGCCTGGCAGAAGTATCAGGAATCCGAGCGCGACGCCGATGACCTGGCCGAACTGACTACACAACTGCAGCTCGCCCGCATTCTGCCCGGAAAGGCGGCCGCGGAGCTGGTGAACCGGTTCGTCGCGCATTACATCGACAGCGACAGCGAACTCGCCGAGCTACCCACTGAGCCCTGA